The Granulicella sp. 5B5 nucleotide sequence ACCGTCCCCAACGCCATCGTCCTGCGCGGCCCCGACAACTTCCTCGCCCACGCCGACATCCCCAGCGACTACCGCCTCGACGAGATCACCGTCGAAGCTGCCATCGCCGCCTTCACCCAGCTTGACAACCACTTCCCACCATCCACCCACGCGCACGAACAGCGTATCGCCCGCCTGCTCTCCAACACACGCAGCTAGCGAATCGCCAGCTCATCCAGCCATGTAAAGAACTCCGGAAACGACACGCTAGCCGCCTCAGCCCCACGAATCTCCGTCTCGCCTTCAGCCCTTAGCGCCGCAATCGAAAACGCCATCGTAATCCGATGATCGAGCCCCGAGTCGATCACGCCGCCCCGCAGCGTCTGTCCGCCGGGAATATCCATTCCATCCTCGTGCTCGGTCACCTCAGCGCCCATCGCGCGCAGGTTCTTCACCACCAGCGCAATGCGGTCGCTCTCCTTCACACGCAGCTCCTTCGCATCGCGTATCTTCACCCCGTTCTCGGTATACGGAGCGATCGCCGCAATCACCGGCAGCTCATCAATCAGCTGCGCAGCCAGCGCACCGGAGATATCCATCCCCTTCAGCTTCCCGCTGCGGTTCACCTGGATCGTCCCCACCATCTCGCCGTGTTGCTCCTCCACATTCAGCACCTTGATCTTGCCGCCCATGCCAGTAATCACATCCAGCAAAGAGGCCCGTGTCGGATTCATCCCCAGCGCATCCAGCACCACGTTGGAATCTTCAAACAGCAGCGCTGCGCAGAGAAAGAACGCCGCCGAAGACATGTCCCCCGGCACCGTCGCATCAATCGCATGCAGCGACTGCCCGCCTACAATCGACAGCCGGTCATTCTCACGCGTCAGCGTCGCACCAAACGCACGCAGCGCATGTTCAGAATGGTCACGCGTCCGAATCTTCTCAGCAATCGAAGTCGTACCCTTCGCCTGCAACCCTGCGAATAGCACCGCAGTCTTCACCTGCGCACTCGCAATCGGCGTCTCGAAATCAATAGCCTTCAACTCACCGCCGCGAATAATCATCGGAGCATGTCCGTCAGTCAGCTCAATCCGCGCTCCCATCTTCTCCAGCGGTCCACGAATCCGCTCCATCGGACGCACCGTCAGAGACTCATCCCCCACAAACCGATACACCTCACCCTGTGCAGCCACCAGCCCCGCCAGCATCCGCATCGTCGAACCCGAGTTACCACAATCAAGGTCACCCTTCGGCTGCGCCAGCACGCCACCGGTGCCGGTCACAGAGATCACCTTGCCCGCCGTCTCCACCTTCGCGCCCATCGCCGCCATGCAGCCCAGCGAGCTGTGCGGGTCGGCTCCCGTCGAAAAGTTCGACAGTCGCGACGTCCCCTCCGCAAACCCTGCCAGCATGGCATAGCGGTGCGAGATCGACTTATCGCCCGGCAGCATCAGCGAGCCGCGAAAGCTCCGCGCCGGTCGAACAACTTGCGTAATGGAAGCAGCAGAAGAGGTGTCGTGCATAGTAGAAGCCATACATCTATTTTAGCGTCTCTATCCTCTATCCTCTCTTCACTATCCCCTGCCTCTAGTGTCCCGGCGGGTTCTCAGGGAAGATCCGAATGTCCGCCACGCCGCGATACCGCTCGGCATAGTCCATGCCATAGCCGATCACAAACCGGTTCGGAATCTGGAAGCACGTATAGTCGGACTCGATTGGCACTAGCCGCCGCTCCGGTTTATCCAGACACGTTGCAATCTTCAAGCTCGCAGGCTTGTGCTGCAGCATCAAACCGCGCAGATAGCTTAGCGTCAGTCCCGTATCGAGGATGTCCTCCACCAGGATCACATGCTTGCCTTCAATCGGGTTGTCGATGTCTTTGATCAACTTCACCGCGCCACTCGACACACGCGCGCGCCCATAACTCGATACCGCCACGAAGTCGAAC carries:
- the aroA gene encoding 3-phosphoshikimate 1-carboxyvinyltransferase is translated as MASTMHDTSSAASITQVVRPARSFRGSLMLPGDKSISHRYAMLAGFAEGTSRLSNFSTGADPHSSLGCMAAMGAKVETAGKVISVTGTGGVLAQPKGDLDCGNSGSTMRMLAGLVAAQGEVYRFVGDESLTVRPMERIRGPLEKMGARIELTDGHAPMIIRGGELKAIDFETPIASAQVKTAVLFAGLQAKGTTSIAEKIRTRDHSEHALRAFGATLTRENDRLSIVGGQSLHAIDATVPGDMSSAAFFLCAALLFEDSNVVLDALGMNPTRASLLDVITGMGGKIKVLNVEEQHGEMVGTIQVNRSGKLKGMDISGALAAQLIDELPVIAAIAPYTENGVKIRDAKELRVKESDRIALVVKNLRAMGAEVTEHEDGMDIPGGQTLRGGVIDSGLDHRITMAFSIAALRAEGETEIRGAEAASVSFPEFFTWLDELAIR
- the hpt gene encoding hypoxanthine phosphoribosyltransferase; translation: MDVLFSTDQIAERVKAIGKQISEDYKGHTVVLIGVLKGAAIFLADLARSIEVDNTFDFVAVSSYGRARVSSGAVKLIKDIDNPIEGKHVILVEDILDTGLTLSYLRGLMLQHKPASLKIATCLDKPERRLVPIESDYTCFQIPNRFVIGYGMDYAERYRGVADIRIFPENPPGH